One stretch of Variovorax sp. 54 DNA includes these proteins:
- a CDS encoding FecR family protein encodes MTTHPPPPTLPETLPETLREDARAWVRKLHSGAATQWEAQAFRRWRDASPLHQAAFIEARQQWRVLQPALNRLVRTDAEAANLHRETLRKPEAGRRAFLGVAGAAAAAGVAGMAVYSPLGLWPAANEWRADWRTAAGEQRAITWSDQIGVTLNTRTSIRRVASDDQAEGLELLNGEAAIEMLPGTRHFSVVAGAGRSIGESARFEISRLEGRVCVTCLAGRVRIEHPAGDRLLLARQQAVYRDHSISGIAAADPEVASAWRRGELVFKQAPLSVVLDEINRYRPGRVVLMVDSLRGKTVTATFKLDRLDLALLQMQRSFGLNARSLPAGVLVLS; translated from the coding sequence ATGACGACGCACCCTCCACCACCGACGCTTCCCGAGACGCTTCCCGAGACGCTGCGCGAAGACGCGCGCGCGTGGGTGCGCAAGCTGCATTCGGGCGCCGCAACGCAGTGGGAGGCGCAGGCGTTCCGGCGCTGGCGTGACGCAAGTCCCTTGCACCAGGCGGCGTTCATCGAGGCCCGGCAGCAGTGGCGCGTGCTTCAACCCGCGCTGAACCGGCTGGTACGCACCGACGCCGAAGCGGCGAACCTTCACCGCGAGACCCTGCGCAAGCCCGAGGCGGGCCGCCGGGCCTTCCTGGGCGTGGCGGGCGCAGCCGCCGCGGCGGGTGTCGCGGGGATGGCGGTCTATTCGCCCTTGGGGTTGTGGCCCGCGGCCAATGAATGGCGTGCGGACTGGCGCACAGCCGCCGGCGAGCAGCGTGCGATCACGTGGTCCGACCAGATCGGCGTGACCTTGAACACCCGCACCAGCATCCGCCGGGTGGCCTCGGACGACCAGGCCGAGGGGCTGGAATTGCTGAACGGCGAAGCGGCGATCGAGATGCTGCCGGGTACGCGCCACTTCAGCGTCGTGGCCGGCGCTGGCCGCAGCATTGGCGAGTCGGCGCGCTTCGAGATCAGCCGCCTGGAAGGGCGGGTGTGCGTGACCTGCCTGGCGGGGCGCGTGCGCATCGAGCACCCGGCCGGCGACCGCCTGCTGCTGGCACGCCAGCAAGCGGTCTACCGCGATCATTCCATCAGCGGCATCGCGGCCGCAGACCCCGAGGTGGCTTCTGCCTGGCGGCGCGGTGAACTCGTGTTCAAGCAGGCGCCCTTGTCGGTGGTGCTGGACGAGATCAATCGCTACCGCCCCGGGCGTGTGGTCCTGATGGTGGATTCGCTGCGGGGGAAAACGGTCACCGCGACCTTCAAGCTCGACCGTCTCGATCTGGCATTGCTCCAGATGCAGCGTTCCTTCGGTTTGAACGCCCGGTCGCTCCCCGCCGGCGTGCTGGTCCTGAGCTAG
- a CDS encoding RNA polymerase sigma factor — MTENVIPLLRSFLVQRYEQLRQRLAVRLGNRELAEDALHETWLKLERSQPMAGPIATPQAYLLRMAVNLAIDVRRAQSQVLLSDDIDMLMNELPDPAPGPAEVAEARSQLEALDGLLSRLPPRRREILLLVRLEGWSQRDVATRLGIPVRTVEYELKAAQDLLFSRLEPRPGRSS, encoded by the coding sequence ATGACGGAGAACGTCATCCCGCTGCTGCGCAGCTTCCTGGTGCAACGCTACGAGCAGCTCAGGCAACGCCTGGCCGTGCGGCTGGGGAATCGCGAACTGGCGGAAGACGCCTTGCACGAAACCTGGCTGAAGCTGGAGCGCAGCCAGCCCATGGCGGGCCCCATTGCCACGCCGCAGGCGTACCTGCTGCGCATGGCGGTCAACCTGGCCATCGACGTCCGGCGCGCACAGAGCCAGGTCCTGCTGTCCGACGACATCGACATGCTGATGAATGAGCTGCCGGACCCGGCGCCCGGTCCCGCCGAGGTCGCCGAAGCCCGTTCGCAACTGGAGGCGCTGGATGGCCTTCTGTCGCGCCTGCCGCCGCGCCGCCGCGAAATCCTGCTGCTGGTTCGACTGGAGGGCTGGTCCCAGCGGGACGTGGCCACGCGGCTTGGCATTCCTGTACGGACCGTCGAGTACGAACTGAAGGCCGCACAGGATCTTCTGTTCTCGCGACTGGAGCCGCGCCCTGGCAGGTCTTCATGA
- a CDS encoding TonB C-terminal domain-containing protein produces MRAFVSGLTCTAVCVCIAWISTAKAAAAGTDVQSADPATRASPESQMLDFDVPAQPLAAALAQYAAVSGRSVMFIDEWVAGRTSAPVRGRYTPHAALRALLAGAGFTADDVDTQLSGAFILKRVAAAPGVASAGGSQRGYDALVQARVWDALCADLRTAPGHYRAILQLQVAASGRIGQASLVSSSGDPGRDAAMLAALAPLKMDRPPPADLALPLTLAILPHDVLPGPRCATVH; encoded by the coding sequence GTGCGAGCCTTTGTCTCTGGCCTGACGTGCACCGCCGTGTGCGTCTGCATCGCCTGGATATCGACAGCGAAGGCCGCGGCCGCAGGCACCGACGTGCAGTCGGCAGATCCCGCCACCCGTGCGTCGCCCGAATCGCAGATGCTGGACTTCGATGTGCCGGCGCAGCCATTGGCGGCCGCCCTGGCGCAATACGCTGCGGTGTCGGGGCGATCGGTGATGTTCATCGACGAGTGGGTGGCGGGGCGAACGTCGGCCCCGGTGCGCGGGCGCTATACGCCGCATGCCGCCTTGCGGGCCTTGCTGGCCGGCGCAGGTTTCACTGCGGATGACGTGGACACGCAGCTTTCCGGTGCTTTCATCCTGAAGCGCGTCGCAGCGGCGCCGGGGGTGGCATCGGCCGGCGGTTCGCAACGCGGGTACGACGCCTTGGTCCAGGCCCGTGTCTGGGACGCGTTGTGCGCCGATCTTCGTACGGCCCCCGGCCACTACCGCGCGATCCTGCAGCTGCAGGTGGCCGCGTCGGGCCGCATCGGCCAGGCCAGCCTGGTGTCGTCTTCGGGAGATCCCGGGCGGGACGCCGCCATGCTCGCGGCATTGGCCCCTCTGAAGATGGATCGCCCCCCGCCGGCGGACCTGGCGCTGCCGCTCACGCTGGCCATCCTCCCGCACGATGTGTTGCCCGGGCCCCGCTGTGCCACGGTGCACTGA
- a CDS encoding penicillin acylase family protein, with translation MKRTSHRLSLGAVSLAVLALAGCASTSPGIDTPTRPASSFTVPGLEKPAEVLVDRWGVPHLYAGTLYDAFVAQGFIAARDRLWQMDLWRKRGLGEMAKDFGPAWVESDRAARAVLYRGDMYREWLAYGSDAKRVAEAFTAGVNAYVAQVRAQPALLPTEFALLGYQPAAWSPEDVVRIRHHGLTLNFTSEVDRARAFCAGAPGVKADWLRRELDPPVTPKVPEGFDPCTIPAAELRTAYLRATDSPRFTKENTRVGMNAGASSTPVALLPGSAESMAAKAEQDEAEQRASQGDPTAAYGSNNWVIAPKLTSTGRPILANDPHRSHGAPSLRYMTHLSAPGMDAIGAGEPFLPGLSIGHNGTIAFGLTRFYMDQEDLYVYELNPSNPEEYRYQGRWEPMTRVTERIAVKGESAPREVVNTFTRHGPVLVAEPGKRRAFALRAAWLEPGMAPYFGSMDYMRARNWDQFRAAMNRWGAPGENQVYADSSGNVGWIPGGLTPIRPNWDGLMPVPGDGRYEWSGFRNGDELPSEFNPARGYVVTANENNIPPDHPAAKKGVGYEWSDAARARRLKELFAAKVAAGSRFTIEDSERMQNDIVATPAQRLLKLLAGQRSDDAQTAAALRLLQGWNGAMDRDSAAAALYEVWSSKFLRQAVLKAGAGDAAAALAAPGDNTRMVLLLENPSGWVSNAQRDALLLTTLPAAMQELSTKLGPDPAAWKWGALHRAEFRHPLGGVVDAATRKKLEVGDWPMSGSSFTPMAATYRANDYKLTSGASFRMVLDVGNWDASRVINTPGQSGNPDSPNYRDLAPLWLEGKYVPLVYSRGAVEKETVERIQLTPGR, from the coding sequence ATGAAGAGAACGAGCCATCGGCTTTCCCTGGGCGCCGTGTCGCTGGCGGTGCTGGCACTCGCAGGCTGTGCGTCCACTTCCCCCGGCATCGACACGCCCACGCGCCCCGCCTCATCCTTCACCGTGCCCGGCCTCGAGAAGCCCGCCGAAGTGCTGGTCGACCGCTGGGGCGTGCCGCACCTGTACGCCGGCACGCTCTACGACGCCTTCGTGGCGCAGGGCTTCATCGCCGCGCGCGACCGGCTCTGGCAGATGGACCTGTGGCGCAAGCGCGGCCTCGGCGAAATGGCCAAAGACTTCGGCCCCGCCTGGGTCGAGAGCGACCGCGCCGCGCGCGCCGTGCTCTACCGCGGCGACATGTACCGCGAATGGCTGGCCTACGGCTCCGACGCCAAGCGCGTGGCCGAGGCCTTCACGGCCGGCGTCAATGCCTATGTGGCGCAGGTGCGTGCGCAGCCCGCGCTGCTGCCGACCGAGTTCGCGCTGCTGGGCTACCAGCCGGCCGCGTGGTCGCCCGAGGACGTGGTGCGCATCCGGCACCACGGGCTCACGCTCAACTTCACGTCCGAGGTCGACCGCGCACGCGCCTTCTGCGCCGGCGCGCCGGGCGTCAAGGCCGACTGGCTGCGCCGCGAACTCGATCCGCCGGTCACGCCGAAGGTGCCAGAGGGGTTCGACCCGTGCACCATTCCCGCGGCAGAACTGCGCACGGCCTACCTTCGCGCCACCGATTCGCCGCGCTTCACCAAGGAGAACACGCGCGTGGGCATGAACGCCGGCGCGTCTTCCACGCCGGTCGCGCTGCTGCCCGGCAGTGCCGAGTCGATGGCCGCGAAGGCCGAACAGGACGAAGCGGAGCAACGCGCGTCGCAAGGCGACCCCACGGCCGCCTACGGCAGCAACAACTGGGTCATCGCGCCCAAGCTCACGTCCACGGGCCGGCCGATTCTGGCCAACGACCCGCACCGCTCGCACGGCGCGCCGAGCCTGCGCTACATGACGCACCTGAGCGCGCCCGGCATGGACGCCATCGGCGCGGGCGAGCCCTTCCTGCCGGGCCTGTCGATCGGCCACAACGGCACCATCGCCTTCGGCCTCACGCGCTTCTACATGGACCAGGAAGACCTGTACGTGTACGAGCTCAACCCCAGCAACCCCGAGGAGTACCGCTACCAGGGCCGCTGGGAGCCGATGACGCGCGTCACCGAGCGCATCGCGGTCAAGGGCGAGAGCGCGCCGCGCGAGGTGGTCAACACCTTCACGCGCCACGGCCCCGTGCTGGTGGCAGAGCCCGGCAAGCGCCGCGCGTTCGCCCTGCGCGCCGCGTGGCTGGAGCCCGGCATGGCGCCGTACTTCGGTTCGATGGACTACATGCGCGCACGCAACTGGGACCAGTTCCGCGCGGCCATGAACCGCTGGGGCGCGCCGGGCGAAAACCAGGTGTATGCCGACAGCAGCGGCAACGTCGGCTGGATTCCGGGCGGCCTCACGCCCATCCGCCCGAACTGGGACGGCCTCATGCCCGTGCCGGGCGACGGCCGTTATGAATGGTCGGGCTTCCGCAACGGCGACGAGCTGCCGTCGGAGTTCAACCCCGCGCGCGGCTACGTGGTCACGGCCAACGAGAACAACATCCCGCCCGACCATCCGGCCGCCAAGAAGGGCGTGGGCTACGAGTGGAGCGATGCGGCCCGCGCGCGCCGGCTCAAGGAGCTGTTCGCGGCCAAGGTGGCAGCAGGTTCGCGCTTCACCATCGAGGACTCGGAGCGCATGCAGAACGACATCGTCGCGACCCCGGCGCAACGGCTGCTGAAGCTGCTCGCCGGCCAGCGCAGCGACGACGCACAGACCGCCGCAGCACTGCGCCTGCTGCAAGGCTGGAACGGCGCCATGGACCGCGACAGCGCGGCCGCCGCGCTGTACGAGGTGTGGAGCAGCAAGTTCCTGCGCCAGGCCGTGCTCAAGGCGGGGGCGGGCGATGCCGCTGCCGCGCTGGCTGCGCCGGGCGACAACACGCGCATGGTGCTGCTGCTGGAGAACCCGTCCGGCTGGGTCAGCAACGCGCAGCGCGATGCCTTGCTGCTGACGACCTTGCCTGCCGCCATGCAGGAGCTGTCCACCAAGCTCGGGCCCGACCCGGCGGCCTGGAAGTGGGGCGCCTTGCACCGCGCCGAGTTCCGGCATCCGCTGGGCGGCGTGGTCGATGCGGCCACGCGCAAGAAGCTCGAGGTGGGCGACTGGCCGATGTCCGGCTCGTCGTTCACGCCGATGGCCGCCACCTACCGCGCGAACGACTACAAGCTGACCTCGGGCGCGTCGTTCCGCATGGTGCTCGACGTGGGCAACTGGGACGCGTCGCGTGTCATCAACACGCCGGGCCAGTCGGGCAACCCCGACAGCCCGAACTACCGCGATCTGGCGCCGCTGTGGCTCGAAGGCAAGTACGTGCCGCTGGTCTACAGCCGCGGGGCGGTCGAGAAAGAGACGGTGGAGCGGATCCAGCTGACGCCGGGGCGCTAG
- a CDS encoding PLP-dependent cysteine synthase family protein — translation MQPTPSSSSCGDWLSGAIRRIEADYQRSADTHLIPLPLPALAAHGIDLYLKDESTHPTGSLKHRLARSLFLYALCNGWVREGTTIVEASSGSTAVSEAYFARLLGLPFIAVMPRSTSPEKVAQIAFYGASCHFVDHAAQVYDEARALAERSGGHYMDQFTYAERATDWRGNNNIAESMFQQMAHERHPVPAWIVVGAGTGGTSATIGRYVRFRCHDTQVCVADPEGSVFSAYHRSGDTTLTAPGSRIEGIGRPRVEPSFVRTLVDRMLEVPNLDSVAAMHALSALLGRKVGPSTGTNFVGMLAVAHEMRAAGQQGSILSLLCDAGERYLPSYHDADWVRNAFGDIAPAQQRIDALVAG, via the coding sequence ATGCAGCCCACCCCTTCATCCTCCTCCTGCGGCGACTGGCTCTCCGGCGCGATCCGCCGCATCGAAGCCGACTACCAGCGCAGTGCCGACACGCACCTCATTCCGCTTCCGCTGCCCGCGCTCGCCGCGCACGGCATCGACCTGTACCTGAAGGACGAATCGACGCACCCCACCGGCAGCCTCAAGCACCGGCTCGCGCGTTCGCTGTTTCTCTATGCGCTGTGCAACGGCTGGGTGCGCGAAGGCACGACCATCGTCGAAGCGTCGAGCGGTTCCACCGCCGTGAGCGAGGCCTACTTCGCACGGCTGCTGGGCCTGCCCTTCATCGCGGTGATGCCGCGCAGCACCTCGCCCGAGAAGGTCGCGCAGATCGCCTTCTACGGCGCGAGCTGCCACTTCGTCGACCACGCGGCGCAGGTGTACGACGAGGCCCGCGCGCTGGCCGAGCGCAGCGGCGGCCACTACATGGACCAGTTCACCTACGCCGAGCGCGCGACCGACTGGCGCGGCAACAACAACATCGCCGAAAGCATGTTCCAGCAGATGGCGCACGAGCGGCACCCGGTGCCCGCGTGGATCGTGGTGGGCGCCGGCACCGGCGGCACCAGCGCGACCATCGGGCGCTACGTGCGCTTTCGCTGCCACGACACACAGGTGTGCGTGGCCGACCCCGAAGGCTCGGTGTTCTCGGCCTACCACCGCAGCGGCGACACGACGCTGACCGCGCCCGGTTCGCGCATCGAAGGCATCGGCCGCCCGCGCGTGGAGCCCAGCTTCGTGCGCACGCTGGTCGACCGCATGCTCGAAGTGCCCAACCTCGATTCGGTGGCCGCCATGCATGCGCTGTCGGCGCTGCTGGGCCGCAAGGTCGGCCCGTCGACCGGCACCAACTTCGTCGGCATGCTGGCCGTCGCGCACGAGATGCGCGCGGCCGGCCAGCAGGGCTCGATTCTTTCGCTGCTGTGCGACGCAGGCGAACGCTACCTGCCGAGTTACCACGACGCCGACTGGGTGCGCAACGCCTTCGGCGACATCGCGCCGGCGCAGCAACGCATCGACGCGCTGGTGGCAGGTTGA
- a CDS encoding lipocalin-like domain-containing protein → MSTRAPGGLIARRQLLLLAALAASGAPHAGWALPTKALQFPRDFGSHPELRTEWWYITGHGQTAAGRAFGFQVTFFRSRVDATQAMRSAFAAKQLVFAHAAVTDLEGRVLRHDQRIARAGFDVASASETDTELRLRDWSLVRDAGSGVYTARIPAGEFTLDLRFAPSQPVLLQGREGLSRKGPDPEQASYYYSEPQLQAQGRLTLQGQAPFEITGTAWLDHEWSEALMHPEAVGWDWIGMNLDDGSALTAFHLRRRDGSALWSGGSFRPRGGAARIFGPGEVRFDALRSWTSPRTRASYPTHWRIDTPAGRFEVQALLDDQELDSRGSTGGVYWEGLSELRDAQQGKRVGRGYLEMTGYAAPLRL, encoded by the coding sequence ATGTCCACGCGCGCACCCGGCGGCCTCATCGCGCGGCGGCAGCTGTTGCTGCTGGCCGCGCTGGCTGCCTCGGGCGCGCCGCATGCCGGCTGGGCCTTGCCCACGAAGGCGCTGCAGTTTCCGCGCGACTTCGGCAGCCACCCCGAGCTGCGCACCGAGTGGTGGTACATCACCGGCCACGGGCAGACGGCTGCGGGCCGCGCGTTCGGCTTCCAGGTGACCTTCTTCCGCTCGCGCGTCGATGCCACGCAGGCCATGCGCTCGGCCTTCGCCGCCAAGCAGCTGGTGTTCGCGCATGCGGCCGTCACCGACCTCGAAGGCCGCGTGCTGCGGCACGACCAACGCATCGCACGCGCGGGCTTCGACGTGGCGTCGGCCAGCGAAACCGACACCGAGCTGCGGTTGCGCGACTGGTCGCTGGTGCGCGATGCCGGCAGCGGCGTTTACACCGCGCGCATCCCGGCCGGCGAGTTCACGCTCGACCTGCGCTTTGCGCCGTCGCAGCCGGTGCTGCTGCAGGGCCGCGAAGGCCTGTCGCGCAAGGGCCCCGACCCCGAGCAGGCGAGCTACTACTACAGCGAACCGCAGCTGCAGGCGCAAGGCCGCCTCACGCTGCAGGGCCAGGCCCCGTTCGAGATCACCGGCACCGCGTGGCTCGACCACGAATGGAGCGAGGCGCTGATGCACCCCGAGGCCGTGGGCTGGGACTGGATCGGCATGAACCTCGACGACGGCAGCGCGCTCACCGCCTTCCACCTGCGCCGCCGCGATGGCAGCGCGTTGTGGTCGGGCGGCTCGTTCCGCCCGCGCGGTGGCGCGGCGCGCATCTTCGGCCCCGGCGAAGTGCGCTTCGACGCCCTGCGCAGCTGGACCAGCCCGCGCACGCGCGCGAGCTACCCCACGCACTGGCGCATCGACACGCCCGCAGGCCGCTTCGAGGTGCAGGCGCTGCTCGACGACCAGGAACTGGACAGCCGCGGCTCCACGGGCGGCGTGTACTGGGAAGGCTTGAGCGAACTGCGCGACGCGCAGCAAGGCAAGCGCGTGGGGCGCGGGTACCTCGAGATGACGGGGTATGCGGCGCCGCTGCGGTTGTGA
- a CDS encoding cupin domain-containing protein: MALPYFVLTPDRRETPLNVLGTQVTVLASNAATQSYGVTFQRGDEGTGPPPHSHDWDESFYVLGGEVEFHCDGQAHLCQPGTLVHVPRGTVHGFHYGKGGGQMLEITGKDAMAAQMFAAIDREIPVGPAPDIPKLLAVLERNGVTVSA; the protein is encoded by the coding sequence ATGGCGCTTCCGTACTTTGTCCTCACACCCGATCGGCGCGAAACGCCGCTGAACGTGCTCGGCACGCAGGTGACGGTGCTGGCGTCGAATGCCGCGACGCAGAGCTACGGCGTCACCTTCCAGCGAGGTGACGAAGGCACGGGCCCACCCCCGCACAGCCATGACTGGGACGAGTCGTTCTACGTGCTCGGCGGCGAGGTCGAGTTCCACTGCGACGGCCAGGCCCACTTGTGCCAGCCCGGCACGCTGGTGCACGTGCCGCGCGGCACGGTGCATGGCTTTCACTACGGCAAGGGCGGCGGGCAGATGCTCGAGATCACCGGCAAGGACGCGATGGCTGCGCAGATGTTCGCGGCGATCGATCGCGAGATTCCGGTCGGGCCGGCGCCGGACATTCCGAAGCTGCTGGCGGTGCTGGAGCGCAATGGGGTGACGGTTTCCGCGTGA
- a CDS encoding branched-chain amino acid ABC transporter permease: protein MNMKKISTVVYALLLVALVLAPFFGAYPVFVMKLMCFALFAAAFNLLLGYTGLLSFGHAAFLGGSAYVAGHAIKVWGLTPELGLIAGTLTGALLGWLFGVLAIRRQGIYFAMITLALAQMMFFVALQAKFTGGEDGLQGVPRGKLFGVIDLSNDLTMYYVALVVVVLAFLLIVRTIHSPFGQVLKGIKENEPRALSLGYDVGRFKLLAFVISAALSGLAGSLKTLVLGFATLSDVHWTASGQVILMTLVGGLGTLSGPLVGSAVVVLLENKIGELGSFLARITTIDWFNTLGESVTMVTGLIFVICVLAFRKGIMGEIIAFIDRRRTKQ from the coding sequence ATGAACATGAAAAAAATCTCCACAGTCGTCTACGCCTTGCTGCTGGTTGCGCTGGTGCTGGCGCCGTTCTTCGGTGCCTACCCGGTGTTCGTGATGAAGCTCATGTGCTTCGCGCTGTTCGCCGCGGCCTTCAACCTGCTCTTGGGCTACACCGGCCTGCTGTCCTTCGGCCATGCGGCCTTCCTGGGCGGCTCGGCGTATGTGGCGGGCCATGCGATCAAGGTCTGGGGCCTCACGCCCGAGCTGGGCCTCATTGCGGGCACGCTCACTGGCGCCTTGCTGGGCTGGCTGTTCGGCGTGCTGGCCATCCGGCGCCAGGGCATCTACTTCGCGATGATCACGCTGGCGCTCGCGCAGATGATGTTCTTCGTCGCGCTGCAGGCCAAGTTCACGGGCGGCGAAGACGGCCTGCAGGGCGTGCCGCGCGGCAAGCTCTTCGGCGTCATCGACCTGTCGAACGACCTCACCATGTACTACGTGGCGCTGGTCGTGGTCGTGCTGGCCTTCCTGCTGATCGTGCGCACCATCCACTCGCCGTTCGGGCAGGTGCTCAAGGGCATCAAGGAAAACGAGCCGCGCGCGCTTTCGCTGGGCTACGACGTGGGCCGCTTCAAGCTGCTGGCCTTCGTGATCTCGGCCGCGCTCTCGGGCCTGGCCGGTTCGCTCAAGACGCTGGTGCTGGGCTTTGCCACGCTGTCCGACGTGCACTGGACCGCTTCGGGCCAGGTCATCCTGATGACGCTGGTGGGCGGCCTGGGCACGCTGTCGGGTCCGCTGGTGGGCTCGGCCGTGGTCGTGCTGCTCGAGAACAAGATCGGCGAACTCGGCAGCTTCCTGGCGCGCATCACGACCATCGACTGGTTCAACACGCTGGGCGAGTCGGTGACCATGGTCACGGGCCTGATCTTCGTGATCTGCGTGCTGGCCTTCCGCAAGGGCATCATGGGCGAGATCATCGCCTTCATCGATCGGCGCCGCACGAAGCAGTGA
- a CDS encoding branched-chain amino acid ABC transporter permease: protein MNISLPALLSQLLLGLVNGSFYAILSLGLAVIFGLLNVINFAHGALFMLGAVLTWMAMEYLGVNYWVMLIAAPILIGLFGVVIERLLLRWIYKLDHLYGLLLTLGLTLLIEGVFRSAYGVSGLPYDAPDALSSATDLGFMVLPNYRAWVVVASLVICFATWYVIEKTRLGAYLRAGTENPRLVEAFGVNVPLMITLTYAFGCALAAFAGVLAAPVMQVSPLMGQNLIIVVFAVVVIGGMGSIMGAILTGLGLGVIEGLTKVFYPEASSTVVFVIMVIVLLIRPAGLFGKEK, encoded by the coding sequence ATGAACATTTCCCTTCCCGCCTTGTTGAGCCAGCTCCTTCTGGGGCTGGTCAACGGCTCGTTCTACGCCATCCTGAGCCTCGGGCTGGCGGTGATCTTCGGTTTGCTCAACGTCATCAACTTCGCGCACGGCGCGCTGTTCATGCTCGGGGCCGTCCTCACGTGGATGGCCATGGAGTACCTGGGCGTCAACTACTGGGTGATGCTGATCGCCGCGCCGATCCTCATCGGCCTGTTCGGCGTGGTCATCGAACGATTGCTGCTGCGCTGGATCTACAAGCTCGATCACCTCTACGGCCTGCTGCTCACGCTGGGCCTCACGCTGCTGATCGAAGGCGTGTTCCGTTCGGCCTACGGCGTGTCGGGGCTGCCCTACGACGCGCCCGACGCGTTGTCGAGCGCCACCGACCTGGGCTTCATGGTGCTGCCGAACTACCGCGCCTGGGTGGTCGTGGCCTCGCTGGTGATCTGCTTCGCCACCTGGTACGTGATCGAGAAGACCCGCCTGGGCGCCTACCTGCGCGCCGGCACCGAGAACCCGCGGCTCGTGGAAGCCTTCGGCGTCAACGTGCCGCTGATGATCACGCTGACCTACGCCTTCGGCTGTGCGCTCGCTGCCTTCGCCGGCGTGCTGGCGGCACCGGTGATGCAGGTGTCGCCGTTGATGGGGCAGAACCTCATCATCGTGGTGTTCGCGGTGGTCGTGATCGGCGGCATGGGCTCCATCATGGGCGCCATTCTCACGGGCCTGGGCCTGGGCGTGATCGAAGGGCTCACCAAGGTTTTCTATCCCGAGGCTTCCTCGACGGTTGTGTTCGTGATCATGGTCATCGTGCTGTTGATTCGCCCCGCCGGCCTGTTCGGCAAAGAGAAGTAA